Below is a genomic region from Schistocerca cancellata isolate TAMUIC-IGC-003103 chromosome 12, iqSchCanc2.1, whole genome shotgun sequence.
TGACATCAAGTGTGGATAACTCTGCCATCACACCATCTGACAACACACAGACTGAAACGCCAGCATTTCATATGTTTGTATTGTGctattttcatttgttacactgcGTGCATTATTAATAAAGCAAAAGCACATTAACAAATTTTATTGTACATACCTCAatgttaaaaatagtttttcatttgGTGTTATAGGGTTTGGGTATATGGGAGATGAATCCTTCCTGATATCTTCTTTGACGAGATCGAGAACATAGTTGAACTGCGCTATGTTCAACCTGAAATACTCTCTAAATTTCTGGTCTTTTCTATCAAGTGCCGACTGATGAGTTGTTCAAAACAGCCAAAAcagttggacatcttcagaggtaatgGCTGGTCCtggtgagtcctgccgactgaccagcaggaccagccatactcTTCTTGGAAACATGACCGAAAATATGGATAGTGATAAAGTGCTATTGGAGCTTGAAGCTCCTATCAGTGAGTCAGACGATGTGAGTGTCGTAGGTAGACACGCCTTTTTCTCTCCGGCTCTTTGAGCGGAGTGTAAAACGTGGGAAAATAAATTCAGAACAGATTAGGGTCATAAAAGAAAATGTAGCCACTTGGGCTCTTGCCCCCACACGACTAGGTCAGTATGCTGAAGTAAAGGCTGAAAACGAGAGGTTGAGGAAAGAACTTGAGAAACTGCAGAAGACAAGCTGTTGCAATCACAGCAGCAGCACCATTACAACCGAAAGAGATGGTCCAAGAGACCATAAAACAGAATTTCGGAAAACCAGTTCCCACAGTCTTTGTAGAACATAAAAAGGGAGAGGATGTCAAGAAGGTGAAAGAGAAATTCGAAAAAAAGTGTCAATCCCAAACAGATAAAATAAAGATAATCAAGTAAGAACCACTAAAAACATACTTACTGTTGAACTGGTTTCTGTTGAAGACAGTGAAGGACTTTATATGTGAGAAACTACGAAAGTGCCGCCCACTAATGATGATGTATCATAATACATGACCCAGGACAATGTGGTTGACTGTGTCTATGCTCAAAACTTTGAAGAAAGCATGAGCTGTGATGAATTCGTTGAAATGTTTGTTACGTTTAAGACAGGTCCTTGGGACCGACCCACTGTACATCTTGCAGTGGAGATGGCACCACAATTGAGAAAACAGATAAGAATAACCAACAGGCTGTACATAGCATATCATGCAATTTCCGTAAAAGATTACACTGCATTAGTAAAATGCTCCAAATGCCAGAATTACACTACATACTAAATTTTGAAAAGTACAGTATTTGGCCACATGGCTGTAAgaaggctgtttcggtttttatgttggtaacaccacgtagcgctctgtatgaaaatccctgactgtgctttgtgcagtctgtggctggttagtattgttgaaatattctctattgtagtgttgggcagttggatgtgaacagcacgtagtgttgtgcagttggaggtgagccgctagcagtggcggatgtggggagagagatgacagagttttgagagcggatgatctggacgtgtgtccatcagagagagtaaatttgtaagactggatgtcattgactaattatatatatatatatatatatatatatatatatatatatatatatatatatatatatatatatatatatatatatatatacacttttgaacactattaaggtaaatacattgttctctatcaaaatcttttattgctaactatgcctatcagtagttagtgacttatttagctggcagtattggctctcgctgtattgtagtatttcgagtaacgaagatttttgtgaggtaagtgattcatgaaaggtatagtttattgttagtcacggccattcttttgtagggatttttcaaaatcagattgcgttgcgctaaaaatattgtttgtcagtttaatgatgatcagaataagtaaagagagaaatgtctgaccacgttcagttttgctcagctgtttgaaaatcaaataacgtaagaggtttatcagcacagtaattcataaatttttcgaaggggacgtttcagtagtataTGTGAAGACGACAGTCAcgagaaaaaaattgcaaataacaaAAACCTATATGCATCCTATGTAAATACAGAAAACGGGTATGTCATGCTCCCAGAAGGGAGTGTCTAGCATACAAGTTACTAATCAAACGATTAATACAGAAAACTGATTATGGCAACTAGTCGTAGGGTTTCTGGAGTAAGCTCCCAAGCAAGTTATTGAGGGATGCAGAATGGTGGAGAAAACTTAGATCGTCACGGTCATCTTTGGATGATGAGGACGAGGAGGAAGGAAAGACTTAAATTGTTACAGATCCAATTGAGCAGCCAGACACATTGGACTTCTCCTGCTAGGTCGGGTACTTTCCTGGCTACCAGGGGGAGTGATCCAATCACATCAGCGGCAGCACTGGCGGGGACGACGGACTTCTCCTGTAAGGTCGGGGGCTTCCTGGCCTTGGGGAGGACATCATCGCCACCCACTGCAGAGGGGCCTGTGGCCGAGCAACCTGAAGGCAGTATAGAACTTAGAAATGTAAATACAAATGTAGAGATGTAACATCTACTGATGGttctgtacaatatttaacaatttcCTCTGTAGTTAGACAAACTTATAATATGTGTCCACTTGGGAGTATATATAATATTTGTTATGATACCATAAAGTTCTCCAGACTAGAGGATCCGTCTCTGTTGATGGTTGCTCTGAGACAGCTGGGTCGGAATGGGGTATCCTGGAGGTGAGAAGGTAACATTCCTGAAGCGGGAACATGTGGTATCTCCGCTAACAGTCACTGACGTTagcccacgcactatgctcaagggagaggcttggtgacaAAAAACGACTAAAGCAGTTTcgggacaggacacatttattcttcctagcgttacaataaatgacaaataccaTTCGTTGCTAATGTCCGTCCATACAGgcgcgttgcactggcggcacggctcgaTCACCGATCCCGGAGGGTATACACTACAGTGAGGAGCCGTGGCGCGACCGGgtggaccgagcgagacaaaaggccCCGTCACTCAATGTTCTGCTCCTGGCGCGACCGGAGGCTCCGAAACGTCTGCGAAGGAGCGAAAGACACTTTAACAGTATGGTGCACACTGCGGAACTgcgactgcgtttacgaccgcGCGTACGCATTTACAGCAGAGTCacgttgactcgacgcacgtggtccgcggcggGAGAACTGAGAGATgtgtgtcgcgtcgcgtcgactagctcgcactgCCTGCCTGCTTAGTTCCTGTGCGGTCTGGTGTGCCATGCACCGTTGCCGAAATTCagcgtaacggtacagctgcctCTACTTCTGTCGGCAGCGgcgtagttcagcccttcgtgcattggacggtgctgccgccacacaGATCCCCCCTTGGAGAGCGGAGCTCCGTAGCTGCGAAAGCGCGGCGATCGTTCGGTGGCACGCGTGTGTTTAAAGTTCGCGCGCTGCGTGATGGCAGTGCGGCAACGTTGGTGGGGGTCGGTCGGCGTTTTTAAGGGCATGTCCTCGCGCTGTCGGCTAGTGACAGCGGCAGCAGGCACTGCCTGCAACTGTCCGTAGCAATGCGCGTGAAGGCGCGCGTTGCAGGTCATTGGTGGTGACGTCTCGAAGGCACTTGCGCCAGTGCGTTACCGTCGGGACTCGAACGCGGTCTGGGAGCTGCTACGGACAAGCCGGGCGGTGTGGAGCGTGATGTCCAGAGCTCGACGGCGAAGCGAATGCGGTAAACTGACGCGGGTGCCGATCCGGCCTCAACGCCCGACGCGGCGGAGGCAAAGCGACGCGAACGCGGGTCCAGGAGCTGTGACGAACGCAGGAGACGGTGTCCGGGGCTCGACTGGAGTTGCCAGCCGAATGCACTTCCGGCTGGAGGCCGGTCTCTACAGCGGACGGCGGCTCATGGGCGCCGGTTTCTGACGGCGTTCGGCGGCTCGGGCGCGATTGCCGGTTTCGGTGTCGTGGCGCGCTGGCGACGCAGCACGGCCGTTTGAATCGGACACGGCGGCCGGCGCGCGTGACGTAGTCCGCCGGCGGCTGCGGTGGTGGCGACCGGTGCGCCTGTGGTGGGCGTGATCCGGGCGGCGGTGCCAGCTGCCTGGGAGTGGTGATGGGAGGCGCACGTGGCGGCGCGATGAGAGCACGCTGCAGCTGTGCGTCACCGACGGCTACGGGTGCGGGTCCTGTCTGACCGCTGGCAGAAAGAGTGTTTTCCGTGATCAGGTCTTCTGCCGGGTCGAAGAAATGCAAGGCTGATGGAGCGGGCAAGACGTAGGCTGGTTTGACGCGGTCGACTGACACTGTCTACGGCTCCCCGTTGCACTCGATGACCAGCGTTTTGTCTCCTCGGGCGATCACGCGGTGCGGTCCACTGTAGGGCGGTCGGAGAGGTGGCTGTACTGCGTCGGTACGCAACATGACGTGTGTGCAGCGCTGCAGGTTGGCATGGACGAATATCTTCCCGGTGCCGTGCCATGTCAGTGCGTGTGCTCGGAGGCCAGCCATATGAGTGCGCAGACGTTCTGCCAGAGTGGGTGCCACGGCGTCGCGTGGGAGTCTTACATCTTCGACAAAATCGCCTGGGATTGTCAGAGATTGCCCGTAAACGAGGTCAGCAGGTGACGCGCCGATCTCCTCGTTCGGCGTTACTCGCAGGCCGAGCAACACCAGTGGGCCTCTGGCCATGAGGTGTTGTGGCAGGTTAGAGCGGCTTTCAGAGTCCTGTGGAACCGTTTGACTGTGCTATTCGACGCCAGATGGTAGCTGGTTGTCCTGTGTAACCAAGTGCGACACAGTCTGGCGACGTGCGTAAACAACGCGTAGTCAAACTGGGGGCCGTGGTCAGTTGTCACGTGACTGGGATATCCGAAGCGTGCCACCCAGGTGTCGACGAATGCGATGGCGACGGTCTTGGCTGTGATGTCCGAGACGGGCGTTACTTCCAGCCAGTGACTGAAGTGGTCCACCATAGTTAGGAGGTACTGTTTGCCTTGTGAGAGAGGAAGCGGGCCGACGGGGTCCACGTGAACGTGCGCAAATCGGCGTGTCGCGTCCGGGAAGGTGCCCACGGTTGTGTGGGTGTGCCTCCCGACATTGGCGCGCTGGCATGTGGTGCAATTGCGCGTCCATTCGCGACAGTCCTTCCGAAGCCCGGGCCAGATGAAACACGCAGCCACGAGCGTCGCAGTGGTGTTGGTGCTGGGGTGTGACAGGCCGTGGGCACGATCGAAGGCAATGCACTGGAATTTCTCCGGGAGGAACGGTCGGTGCGTGCCGGTTGAGATGTCACACCAAACCTTCCGTGCAGAGCCGGGGACAGGCCGCTGGAAGTGTCGTGACGGAAGCGGTGCAGTTCTTCATCACTCTCCTGTACTTGGGCCATGTCCTCAAAGTTCACAGGGGGTGAAATAACGGCACACGCTCGGGACAAACAATCGGCGACGATATTGTCTATTCCTGAAATGTGTC
It encodes:
- the LOC126109457 gene encoding uncharacterized protein LOC126109457 translates to MLCLRGLNCFCHDLTSNNFEASPSLSCTNLILSRSISCRDKVLLHCDTPQIQLSSQTHWTSPARSGTFLATRGSDPITSAAALAGTTDFSCKVGGFLALGRTSSPPTAEGPVAEQPEGSIELRNVNTNVEM